The following are encoded in a window of Alphaproteobacteria bacterium genomic DNA:
- a CDS encoding phytanoyl-CoA dioxygenase family protein — protein sequence MAPSFDFDKAALAAAYARDGVAHVPGALNAAWVDRMRAAVDRAMAVPSNDAMEFVPPGEGGRFFGDMFMHRRDADFRALFFKTPCAEIAGRAMEAAEVRLFYDQIFAKAPATKRETPWHQDGPYWPISGEMACTVYLALDAIDDGNGAVRYARGSHLPGRDFRPAPFRSGADNALRYAGSALPVVEAPDEATLVSFKLEPGDAVVFHGRMVHGAPGNPSADRPRRTIALRFTGDDIRWRRGISTFSRLRKADLAHGAPLSARDELFPVLWRR from the coding sequence ATGGCGCCGTCTTTCGACTTCGACAAAGCCGCCCTCGCCGCCGCTTATGCGCGCGACGGTGTCGCGCATGTGCCCGGCGCCTTGAACGCGGCATGGGTCGACCGCATGCGCGCGGCGGTCGATCGCGCGATGGCCGTACCATCCAACGACGCGATGGAATTCGTCCCTCCGGGCGAGGGCGGGCGTTTTTTCGGCGACATGTTCATGCACCGGCGCGACGCCGATTTTCGTGCGCTGTTCTTCAAAACGCCCTGCGCCGAAATCGCCGGGCGCGCGATGGAGGCGGCCGAGGTGCGGCTGTTCTACGATCAGATTTTCGCCAAGGCGCCGGCCACGAAGCGCGAAACGCCCTGGCACCAGGACGGGCCCTATTGGCCGATTTCGGGCGAGATGGCGTGCACGGTCTATCTGGCGCTCGATGCGATCGACGACGGCAATGGGGCGGTGCGCTATGCGCGCGGCAGTCATTTGCCCGGCCGCGATTTCCGCCCCGCCCCGTTCCGATCGGGTGCCGACAACGCGCTGCGTTATGCGGGATCGGCGTTGCCGGTCGTCGAAGCGCCCGACGAAGCCACGCTGGTTTCGTTCAAGCTCGAACCGGGCGACGCGGTCGTGTTCCACGGCCGTATGGTGCACGGCGCCCCCGGCAATCCCAGCGCCGATCGGCCGCGCCGGACGATCGCCCTGCGCTTTACGGGCGACGACATACGCTGGCGGCGCGGTATTTCGACCTTCAGCCGCTTGCGCAAAGCCGATCTGGCGCACGGCGCGCCGCTGTCCGCGCGCGACGAACTCTTTCCGGTGCTGTGGCGGCGCTAA
- a CDS encoding TerC family protein — protein MFADLSIYYTWDAAFALWQVIMIDLVLAGDNAVVIGMAASGLPKDQRNKVVMVGIVAATVLRIAFASVTVQLLAIVGLLFAGGVLLLWVSWKLWREIREQETHDRQEGEAALEGQEAPTAERKTFRAAVIQIIVADVSMSLDNVLAVAGASRDYPLILIFGLAVSVILMGVAAIYIARLLQKHHWIAYVGLLLILYVALKMMWDGLPEILTLAGMA, from the coding sequence ATGTTCGCCGATTTGTCGATTTACTACACGTGGGACGCGGCGTTCGCGCTCTGGCAGGTCATCATGATCGACCTGGTTCTGGCCGGCGACAACGCGGTCGTCATCGGCATGGCCGCGTCGGGTCTGCCCAAGGATCAGCGCAACAAAGTCGTCATGGTCGGCATCGTCGCCGCGACGGTTTTGCGTATCGCCTTCGCCAGCGTGACGGTGCAGTTGCTCGCAATCGTCGGCCTGCTGTTCGCCGGCGGCGTTTTGCTGCTGTGGGTGTCGTGGAAGCTGTGGCGCGAAATCCGCGAACAGGAAACCCACGACCGGCAGGAAGGCGAAGCCGCCCTCGAAGGTCAGGAAGCGCCGACCGCCGAGCGCAAAACTTTCCGCGCCGCCGTCATCCAGATCATCGTCGCCGACGTGTCGATGTCGCTCGACAACGTGCTCGCCGTCGCGGGCGCTTCGCGCGATTATCCGCTGATCCTGATCTTCGGCTTGGCCGTGTCGGTCATTCTGATGGGCGTCGCGGCGATCTACATCGCGCGCCTGCTGCAGAAGCATCACTGGATCGCGTATGTCGGCCTGCTCCTGATCCTCTACGTCGCGCTGAAGATGATGTGGGACGGCTTGCCGGAAATCCTGACCCTGGCCGGCATGGCCTGA
- a CDS encoding sel1 repeat family protein, with the protein MALAALIAASAFSPSAAFDRDDEFDQGVTAFQSRDYESAWFRFWGLARMGDREAQFNLGQMYRRGEGVPRDLVQARRWYEAAAAQGFDEAQYQLGVVWETGNGVPADLLEARQWYARAARSGHERAQEALNRVETALAGGRTRTIIETPDAPPAATVRPNPPAAPRRQN; encoded by the coding sequence ATGGCACTCGCGGCCTTGATCGCCGCGAGCGCTTTTTCGCCGTCCGCCGCTTTCGATCGCGACGACGAATTCGATCAGGGCGTGACGGCGTTCCAATCGCGCGATTACGAAAGCGCTTGGTTCCGTTTTTGGGGCCTTGCGCGCATGGGCGACCGCGAGGCGCAGTTCAATCTGGGCCAGATGTATCGGCGCGGCGAAGGCGTGCCGCGCGATTTGGTGCAAGCGCGCCGCTGGTACGAAGCGGCCGCCGCCCAAGGCTTCGACGAAGCGCAGTATCAATTGGGCGTGGTGTGGGAAACCGGGAACGGTGTCCCCGCCGATTTGCTGGAAGCCCGCCAATGGTATGCGCGCGCGGCGCGCAGCGGTCACGAACGCGCGCAGGAAGCGTTGAATCGCGTCGAAACCGCGCTGGCGGGCGGGCGCACGCGTACGATTATCGAGACGCCGGACGCCCCGCCGGCCGCGACCGTGCGGCCGAATCCGCCCGCGGCGCCGCGCCGCCAGAATTAG
- a CDS encoding AsmA family protein: MRRTLLLAVPALILAAIAIFFLSRPDPVTRAAEFAAALRRDTGLETRIVGKPELRGWFDVSLHVPRVEIADIGTLDDLVLAADGTGTARAALWRRDGALTLKQTEARFAAPDLTIAFQRDTKRLSIAASAAGLPLTLEGRAALGGLADLTAEWAGIKGTGGIDPTGGISLGGPNWHLDGRIGADRVFQGRAHIVDAALGEFDADLRLDGENFDVPDLRFTGGGGTLARQNGRWALDLRFGEIELAKLADLLARGGDVLAGDLDLRARIGRATWQAGDAQGAILTAGRENGVWAIDELAVRDLGGASLRVRDGIVDLRSPDAQRFFETLGVPIARHLGELSVRGKIDPVAMRVAPLELGLAGQRMAGSILWRDGRLVAELAGERIDLDPFFLRALPRPVQRGPLLTRSQQAQAARAAQGPAPGPGGWSRVPLAFDLAGAIPLDLSMRARELIVGGATLGDALVQAGFGDDGIDVRQLSGSLWRGRFDAKGKLAGGDNPGFVAEFAVTDFELGEMLNASGLTPVLRGPAKLSGRVESQGGTFSIWAGNLKGAAALSAPGAIIDGLDLGAIARRYAAPGNPPDIAELARLAGRGGRSVLDEFDARLRIELGHARVERWRAAGAGATIDGSGQIDIGAWALDLVAEFAFAGKKSWRFAAQGPFANPRLNFQPPAQIPNSGGAAPRADSAARSRPAGRPASR; the protein is encoded by the coding sequence ATGCGCCGGACCTTGCTGCTGGCGGTGCCGGCGCTGATCCTCGCCGCCATCGCGATCTTTTTCCTGTCGCGTCCCGATCCGGTGACGCGCGCGGCCGAATTCGCGGCCGCTTTGCGCCGCGATACGGGGCTGGAAACGCGCATCGTGGGCAAGCCCGAACTGCGCGGCTGGTTCGATGTGTCGCTGCACGTGCCGCGGGTCGAGATCGCGGATATCGGCACGCTCGACGATCTGGTGCTGGCGGCCGACGGGACGGGAACCGCGCGCGCCGCCTTGTGGCGGCGCGACGGCGCGCTGACCTTGAAGCAGACCGAGGCGCGCTTCGCCGCCCCGGATCTGACGATCGCGTTTCAGCGCGACACCAAGCGCCTGTCGATCGCTGCGTCGGCGGCGGGACTGCCGTTGACGCTGGAAGGCCGCGCGGCGCTGGGCGGGCTTGCCGATCTCACCGCCGAATGGGCGGGGATCAAAGGGACGGGCGGTATCGACCCGACCGGCGGCATTTCGCTGGGCGGCCCCAATTGGCATCTCGACGGGCGCATCGGCGCCGACCGCGTGTTCCAAGGCCGCGCGCATATCGTCGACGCGGCGTTGGGCGAATTCGACGCCGATCTGCGCCTGGATGGCGAAAATTTCGACGTGCCCGATCTACGTTTCACGGGCGGCGGGGGCACGCTCGCGCGCCAGAACGGGCGCTGGGCGCTGGATCTGCGCTTCGGGGAGATCGAACTCGCCAAGCTCGCCGATCTGCTGGCGCGCGGCGGCGACGTGTTGGCGGGTGACTTGGATTTGCGCGCGCGCATCGGCCGCGCGACATGGCAAGCGGGCGACGCGCAAGGCGCCATTCTGACGGCGGGGCGCGAAAACGGCGTTTGGGCGATCGACGAATTGGCCGTGCGCGATTTGGGCGGCGCCAGCTTGCGCGTGCGCGACGGCATCGTCGATCTGCGCAGCCCCGATGCGCAGCGGTTTTTCGAGACGTTGGGCGTGCCGATCGCGCGCCATCTGGGCGAACTCAGCGTACGCGGCAAGATCGATCCGGTGGCGATGCGCGTCGCCCCGCTTGAGCTGGGTCTCGCCGGTCAGCGCATGGCGGGATCGATCCTATGGCGCGACGGGCGCTTGGTCGCCGAATTGGCGGGCGAGCGTATCGATCTCGACCCCTTCTTCCTGCGCGCCTTGCCGCGCCCCGTGCAGCGCGGGCCGTTGCTGACGCGCAGCCAGCAAGCCCAGGCGGCGCGCGCGGCCCAAGGACCCGCCCCCGGCCCCGGCGGGTGGAGCCGCGTACCCTTGGCCTTCGATCTTGCGGGCGCGATCCCGCTCGACCTTTCCATGCGCGCGCGCGAATTGATCGTCGGCGGCGCCACGCTGGGCGACGCGCTGGTGCAAGCCGGTTTCGGCGACGACGGGATCGATGTGCGGCAATTGTCGGGCTCGTTGTGGCGCGGCCGGTTCGACGCCAAGGGCAAGCTCGCGGGCGGCGACAATCCCGGCTTCGTCGCCGAATTCGCGGTGACGGATTTTGAGTTGGGTGAAATGCTCAACGCTTCGGGGCTTACGCCTGTGCTACGCGGCCCCGCCAAATTGTCGGGCCGTGTGGAATCGCAAGGCGGCACCTTCTCGATTTGGGCGGGCAACCTCAAGGGGGCTGCGGCGTTGTCCGCCCCCGGCGCCATCATCGACGGTCTCGATCTTGGCGCCATCGCGCGCCGTTATGCGGCCCCCGGCAATCCGCCCGATATCGCCGAGCTTGCCCGGCTTGCCGGGCGCGGCGGACGCAGCGTGCTCGACGAATTCGACGCGCGCTTGCGCATCGAATTGGGGCATGCGCGGGTCGAACGTTGGCGCGCCGCCGGGGCGGGGGCGACGATCGACGGTTCCGGGCAGATTGATATCGGCGCGTGGGCGCTGGACCTCGTCGCCGAATTCGCCTTCGCGGGGAAGAAATCCTGGCGCTTTGCCGCACAAGGCCCGTTCGCCAATCCGCGTCTGAATTTCCAGCCGCCCGCGCAAATCCCTAATTCTGGCGGCGCGGCGCCGCGGGCGGATTCGGCCGCACGGTCGCGGCCGGCGGGGCGTCCGGCGTCTCGATAA
- a CDS encoding TRAP transporter large permease subunit produces MSDPALGLTMLVMFIFVIMLGFPIAFSLMALGLFFGYVGSLGDNVFILFVQRTYAVMANDVLISVPLFVFMGYVIERANILDRLFRSLQLASGAIPGSLAVATLATCALFATATGIVGAVVTLMGLLAFPAMLRAGYDVRLAAGVTCAGGCLGILIPPSIMLILYGATAGVSVVQLYAAAFIPGLMLAGLYILYAIGVGLVYPDRAPRLPLEERNVPVLRILAALATSFFPLAALIAMVLGAILMGLATPSEAAAMGSLGSLVLAACYRALTFDRLKESVLLTARTSAMVCWLFVGSFIFSSVFGYLGGQQMIENFVESLNLNSFTFMLLAQAIIFVLGWPLEWTEIIVIFVPIFLPLLDNFGISPLFFGVMIALNLQTSFLSPPVAMATFYLKGVAPRHVTLENIFAGVMPFIYIVIFCMALVYIFPEIALWLPDYLYGNEPMTPEALNELEGAPPPAAEEIKPEGDFFDAPVEGEND; encoded by the coding sequence ATGAGCGATCCCGCCCTAGGACTCACCATGCTGGTGATGTTCATTTTCGTCATCATGCTGGGCTTTCCCATCGCCTTCAGCCTGATGGCGCTGGGTTTGTTCTTCGGCTACGTGGGCTCGCTGGGCGACAACGTGTTCATCCTGTTCGTCCAGCGCACCTACGCGGTGATGGCGAACGACGTGCTGATATCGGTGCCGTTGTTCGTGTTCATGGGCTACGTGATCGAACGGGCGAACATTCTCGACCGGCTGTTCCGAAGTCTTCAGCTCGCCTCGGGCGCCATTCCGGGATCGCTGGCCGTCGCCACGCTGGCGACCTGCGCGCTGTTCGCGACGGCCACGGGCATCGTCGGCGCGGTCGTGACGCTGATGGGGCTGCTCGCGTTCCCCGCGATGCTGCGCGCGGGCTACGACGTGCGCCTGGCGGCGGGCGTCACCTGCGCCGGCGGGTGTCTGGGCATCCTCATTCCGCCGTCGATCATGCTGATTCTCTACGGCGCCACCGCGGGCGTATCGGTCGTGCAGCTCTACGCCGCCGCCTTCATCCCGGGATTGATGCTCGCGGGCCTCTATATCCTCTATGCGATCGGCGTCGGCCTCGTCTATCCCGACCGCGCGCCGCGTCTGCCGCTCGAGGAACGCAACGTTCCCGTCTTGCGGATTCTGGCGGCGCTGGCGACGTCGTTCTTTCCGCTCGCCGCGTTGATCGCGATGGTGCTGGGCGCGATTTTGATGGGGCTCGCCACGCCGTCGGAAGCGGCGGCGATGGGCTCGCTGGGGTCGCTGGTGCTGGCCGCGTGCTATCGCGCGCTGACCTTCGATCGACTGAAGGAATCCGTGCTGCTGACCGCGCGCACCTCGGCGATGGTGTGCTGGCTGTTCGTCGGCTCGTTCATCTTCTCGTCGGTGTTCGGCTATCTCGGCGGCCAGCAAATGATCGAGAATTTCGTCGAAAGCCTGAACCTCAATTCGTTCACGTTCATGCTGCTCGCCCAGGCGATCATCTTCGTGCTGGGCTGGCCGCTCGAATGGACGGAAATCATCGTCATCTTCGTCCCGATTTTCCTGCCGCTTTTGGACAATTTCGGGATTTCGCCGCTGTTCTTCGGCGTGATGATCGCGCTCAATCTTCAGACCAGCTTCCTGTCCCCGCCGGTCGCGATGGCGACCTTCTATCTGAAGGGCGTGGCACCCCGGCATGTCACGCTCGAGAACATTTTCGCGGGCGTCATGCCGTTTATCTACATCGTGATTTTCTGCATGGCGCTGGTTTATATTTTTCCCGAGATCGCGCTGTGGCTTCCGGACTATCTTTACGGCAACGAACCGATGACGCCGGAAGCGTTGAACGAATTGGAGGGAGCGCCGCCGCCCGCCGCCGAGGAAATCAAGCCCGAGGGCGATTTCTTCGACGCGCCGGTCGAAGGCGAGAACGACTGA
- a CDS encoding YjbE family putative metal transport protein (Members of this highly hydrophobic protein family,regularly are found preceded by the yybP-ykoY manganese riboswitch (see RF00080). A metal cation transport function is proposed.), whose protein sequence is MDADNLLLGLSIAQWTMLGTVIMVNFVLSGDNAVVVGMAASGLPKEQRQKALWFGIVAATVLRVAFALLASQLLQVVGLLLAGGVLLLWVAWKLYREISPADDVQEAEGAALLGGELVEHVGPQKTMGEALWQILVADVSMSLDNVLAVAGAARSDPFVLAVGLIVSVLLMGIAAAAIAKLIEKHRWIAYVGLVLILYIAAKMVWDGGQEVFAAVAGA, encoded by the coding sequence ATGGATGCCGATAATCTGCTTTTGGGTCTGAGCATCGCGCAATGGACGATGCTCGGGACCGTCATCATGGTGAATTTCGTGCTGTCGGGCGACAACGCGGTCGTCGTCGGCATGGCCGCGTCGGGCCTGCCCAAGGAACAGCGCCAGAAAGCCTTGTGGTTCGGCATCGTCGCCGCGACCGTCTTGCGCGTCGCCTTCGCGCTGCTCGCCTCGCAACTACTGCAAGTCGTCGGCCTGCTGCTGGCCGGCGGCGTTTTGCTGCTCTGGGTGGCGTGGAAGCTCTATCGCGAAATCTCGCCCGCCGACGACGTTCAGGAAGCCGAAGGTGCGGCCCTGCTCGGCGGCGAGCTGGTCGAACATGTCGGCCCGCAAAAGACGATGGGTGAAGCCTTGTGGCAGATCCTGGTCGCCGACGTGTCGATGTCGCTCGACAACGTGCTGGCCGTCGCCGGGGCCGCGCGCAGCGACCCGTTCGTGCTGGCGGTCGGGTTGATCGTCTCGGTCCTGCTGATGGGCATTGCTGCCGCCGCGATCGCCAAGCTGATCGAAAAGCACCGCTGGATCGCCTATGTCGGGCTGGTGCTGATCCTGTACATCGCCGCCAAGATGGTCTGGGACGGCGGTCAAGAAGTCTTCGCCGCCGTCGCGGGCGCCTAA
- a CDS encoding fumarylacetoacetate hydrolase family protein, translating into MAAKRKAGGRLAPAVGYLSEVWRMGQTLPALPASCRPRDLAEAYRLQSLVAAELGLTRAGWKIGCTSEPARKIMKSDGPFAGRVFLSRCFVSGTSFAAAQYRLRGVEGEFAFVLGKNLKPRKKPYSRAEVLAAIEDLHPAIEVVDSRYTDFRKVTLPELVADMGCNGALVVGLPVKGWRKLDLAKTKVAMRAGRKIVGKGTGAAVMDEDPIAALVWLANNPCTPEGLLAGEIVTTGTCTGLHIAAAGDKIVAGFDGMGEVALNFV; encoded by the coding sequence ATGGCCGCGAAGCGCAAAGCGGGCGGGCGACTTGCACCCGCCGTCGGATACTTGTCGGAAGTCTGGCGCATGGGCCAGACATTGCCTGCACTGCCGGCATCGTGCCGGCCGCGCGATCTGGCGGAGGCCTATCGGCTGCAAAGTCTGGTCGCGGCCGAGCTGGGGCTGACGCGGGCTGGCTGGAAGATCGGCTGCACCAGCGAGCCCGCCCGCAAGATCATGAAATCCGACGGTCCCTTCGCGGGGCGCGTGTTTCTGTCGCGCTGCTTCGTCTCGGGCACGTCGTTCGCCGCGGCGCAGTACCGGCTGCGCGGTGTCGAGGGCGAGTTCGCCTTCGTGCTGGGCAAGAACCTGAAGCCGCGCAAAAAGCCGTATAGCCGCGCCGAGGTGCTGGCGGCGATCGAGGATTTGCATCCGGCGATCGAGGTCGTGGACAGCCGCTATACCGATTTCCGCAAAGTGACGTTGCCCGAACTCGTCGCCGACATGGGCTGCAACGGGGCACTCGTGGTCGGCCTGCCGGTCAAAGGCTGGCGCAAACTGGACCTCGCCAAGACCAAGGTTGCGATGCGTGCGGGCCGCAAGATCGTCGGCAAGGGCACGGGCGCGGCCGTGATGGACGAAGATCCGATCGCGGCGCTCGTTTGGCTCGCCAACAATCCGTGCACGCCCGAAGGGTTGCTGGCGGGCGAGATCGTCACGACGGGCACTTGCACGGGCCTGCATATCGCCGCCGCCGGCGACAAGATCGTCGCCGGCTTCGACGGAATGGGCGAGGTCGCGCTGAACTTCGTTTAG
- a CDS encoding TRAP transporter small permease subunit, translating to MQKFLLTIDKISNFFGKTFAWTIVALTVAIAYEVFSRYAFRAPTTWAFDVSYILYGTLFMMAGAYAMARNGHVRGDFLYRNFAPRRQAALDLALWLLFFYPAMAAMAWMGWRFFLQSYAQNEHSAFSPEGPVIWPFKFLIPFVGVLMSLQGVAEVVRCVVCLRDGEWPARLHDVEEMEKLILERAEAERQGRA from the coding sequence GTGCAGAAATTCCTTCTGACGATCGACAAGATCAGCAATTTCTTCGGCAAGACCTTCGCCTGGACGATCGTCGCGCTGACCGTCGCCATCGCCTACGAGGTCTTTTCGCGCTACGCGTTCCGCGCGCCGACCACCTGGGCATTCGACGTCAGCTACATCCTCTACGGCACCTTGTTCATGATGGCCGGCGCCTACGCGATGGCGCGCAACGGCCATGTGCGCGGCGATTTTCTGTACCGGAATTTCGCGCCGCGCCGTCAGGCGGCGCTCGATCTCGCGCTGTGGCTGCTGTTCTTCTATCCCGCCATGGCGGCGATGGCCTGGATGGGCTGGCGGTTCTTCCTGCAGAGCTACGCCCAGAACGAGCATTCGGCCTTTTCCCCCGAAGGCCCCGTGATCTGGCCCTTCAAATTCCTCATTCCGTTCGTCGGCGTGTTGATGTCGCTGCAAGGCGTCGCTGAAGTCGTGCGCTGCGTGGTCTGCCTTCGCGACGGCGAATGGCCGGCGCGCCTGCACGACGTCGAGGAGATGGAGAAGCTGATTCTCGAACGCGCCGAAGCCGAGCGCCAAGGCCGGGCGTGA
- a CDS encoding DUF4112 domain-containing protein, whose protein sequence is MAKSNDFESDARSGETVPPHLVAAVDRLARFARVMDTAVRIPGTRRYIGLDAAIGLVPIAGDAFTAAVATWIVVESARLGVPKRKLARMMANVLIDAGVGIVPVAGDIFDVYFKANSRNLEILRDHLRAG, encoded by the coding sequence ATGGCGAAATCCAACGATTTCGAATCGGACGCTCGGAGCGGCGAAACGGTTCCGCCGCATTTGGTCGCCGCGGTGGACCGGTTGGCGCGTTTCGCGCGCGTGATGGACACGGCCGTGCGAATCCCCGGCACGCGCCGCTATATCGGCCTGGATGCGGCGATCGGGCTTGTCCCGATCGCGGGCGACGCGTTCACCGCCGCCGTCGCGACCTGGATCGTGGTCGAATCCGCGCGGCTGGGCGTGCCCAAGCGCAAGCTCGCGCGCATGATGGCGAATGTCCTGATCGATGCCGGGGTGGGGATCGTGCCGGTCGCGGGCGATATTTTCGACGTCTACTTCAAGGCCAATTCGCGGAATCTGGAAATTCTGCGCGATCACCTGCGCGCGGGTTAA
- a CDS encoding FAD-binding protein has product MASAAEITATEPAARDAAIAEIRAILGDRLTTALAVREQHGKGEAYHKPAPPDAVAFVESTEEVVAVVKACAKHRIPVVPFGAGTALEGHTAALHGGICVDVTRMNKVLAVNTSDLDVRVQPGVTRKQLNEYLRDTGLFFPIDPGADASIGGMTATRASGTNAVRYGTMRENVLALEVVTADGRVVRTARRARKSSAGYDLTRLFVGSEGTLGVITEITVKVYGIPEATSSAMCAFPDVKSAVDTCIATIQAGIPVARIELADKLQMEAIAAYSKLNIPAAPTLWLEFHGSETGVKEQAEFVQAIAAEHGGEDFRWTTDPAERKKIWQARHDAAYSCKALRQGCSIWATDVCVPISRLADCIVETQADLEASFIPAPIVGHVGDGNFHLCFVLNMDDPKEVAEANRLNDRLVARALSMDGTCTGEHGVGYGKIDFLTAEHGEAVSLMRMIKKSLDPDNIMNPGKIVRV; this is encoded by the coding sequence ATGGCCAGTGCCGCCGAGATTACAGCGACCGAACCCGCCGCGCGCGACGCGGCGATCGCGGAGATCCGCGCCATTCTCGGCGACCGTTTGACCACCGCGCTCGCGGTGCGCGAGCAGCACGGCAAGGGCGAGGCCTATCACAAGCCCGCCCCGCCCGATGCCGTCGCCTTCGTCGAAAGCACCGAGGAAGTCGTCGCGGTGGTGAAGGCCTGTGCCAAGCATCGCATTCCGGTAGTCCCCTTCGGGGCGGGCACCGCGCTGGAAGGCCATACGGCGGCGCTGCATGGCGGCATTTGCGTGGACGTCACGCGCATGAACAAGGTGCTCGCGGTCAACACCAGTGATCTCGACGTGCGCGTGCAGCCGGGTGTGACGCGCAAACAGCTCAACGAATATCTGCGCGATACCGGCCTGTTCTTCCCGATCGATCCGGGCGCGGACGCCTCCATCGGCGGCATGACCGCGACGCGCGCCTCGGGCACCAATGCCGTGCGCTACGGCACAATGCGCGAGAACGTGTTGGCGCTGGAAGTCGTCACCGCCGACGGGCGCGTGGTGCGAACGGCGCGGCGCGCGCGCAAATCCTCGGCCGGTTACGACCTCACGCGTTTGTTCGTCGGCTCGGAAGGCACGCTGGGCGTCATCACCGAAATCACCGTCAAAGTCTACGGCATTCCCGAAGCGACCAGCTCGGCGATGTGCGCCTTCCCGGATGTGAAGTCGGCGGTAGATACCTGCATCGCCACGATCCAGGCCGGCATTCCCGTGGCGCGCATCGAACTTGCCGACAAGCTGCAGATGGAAGCCATCGCCGCCTATTCGAAGCTGAACATTCCCGCCGCGCCGACGCTGTGGCTCGAATTCCACGGCAGCGAAACGGGCGTGAAGGAACAGGCCGAGTTCGTGCAAGCCATCGCCGCCGAGCATGGCGGCGAGGATTTCCGCTGGACGACCGATCCGGCCGAGCGCAAGAAAATCTGGCAGGCGCGCCACGACGCCGCCTATTCCTGCAAGGCGCTGCGCCAGGGCTGCTCGATCTGGGCGACCGATGTGTGCGTGCCGATTTCGCGTCTGGCCGATTGCATCGTCGAAACGCAAGCCGATCTCGAAGCTTCGTTCATTCCGGCCCCCATCGTGGGCCATGTCGGCGACGGGAATTTCCATCTCTGCTTCGTCCTCAACATGGACGACCCGAAGGAAGTGGCGGAGGCGAACCGCCTCAACGACCGCTTGGTCGCGCGTGCGCTGTCGATGGACGGCACCTGCACCGGCGAACACGGTGTGGGTTACGGCAAGATCGACTTCCTGACCGCCGAGCACGGCGAAGCCGTGTCGCTGATGCGGATGATCAAGAAGTCGCTCGACCCCGACAACATCATGAACCCGGGCAAGATCGTCCGCGTTTAG
- a CDS encoding TRAP transporter substrate-binding protein, translated as MTTKKASASRRGFLGKLALGGAAVATATLASPQVSRAQTTVFRFQSTWPQRDIFHEMAGDYVKRVNEMTGSRFRLELLAAGAVVGAFQMQDAVHSGSLDGGHGVAAYWYGKNKAYSLFGTAPPFFGDANSLLAWYYYGGGEGLYNELLYDITKVNVVAYLTGPMPTQPFGWFRQPITNPDQLKGLKYRTVGLAADLYRAMGAAVTIVAGGEIVPALERGLLDAAEFNNPSSDRVLGFPDVAKNYLLQSFHQKVECFEVLFNKQKFDTLPTEIKNILRYASEAASSDMLWKAHERYPKDLQAIRQAGVRVAATPRSIQEAQLKAWDTVITELSSDAYFKKVVDSQRAWSQRVTGFFLNYEASDSLAYNHFFARRG; from the coding sequence ATGACAACGAAGAAAGCTTCCGCTTCGCGTCGCGGCTTCTTGGGCAAATTGGCCTTGGGCGGTGCGGCCGTCGCGACGGCCACGCTGGCGTCGCCGCAGGTGAGCCGCGCGCAAACGACCGTCTTCCGCTTCCAATCGACGTGGCCGCAGCGCGACATCTTCCACGAGATGGCCGGCGACTACGTGAAGCGCGTGAACGAGATGACGGGCAGCCGCTTCCGCCTGGAACTGCTCGCGGCGGGTGCGGTCGTCGGCGCGTTCCAAATGCAGGATGCGGTGCATTCGGGCTCGCTGGACGGCGGCCACGGCGTCGCCGCCTATTGGTACGGCAAGAACAAGGCCTATTCGCTGTTCGGCACGGCGCCGCCCTTCTTCGGCGACGCGAACTCGCTGCTCGCCTGGTATTACTACGGCGGCGGCGAGGGGCTCTATAACGAGCTGCTCTACGATATCACCAAGGTGAACGTCGTCGCCTATCTGACCGGCCCGATGCCGACCCAGCCTTTCGGCTGGTTCCGTCAGCCGATCACCAACCCCGATCAGCTGAAGGGCTTGAAGTACCGGACGGTCGGGCTGGCGGCCGATCTCTACCGGGCGATGGGGGCCGCGGTGACGATCGTCGCGGGCGGCGAAATCGTTCCGGCGCTGGAACGCGGCCTGCTCGACGCGGCGGAGTTCAACAACCCGTCGTCGGATCGCGTGCTCGGCTTCCCCGACGTCGCGAAGAACTACCTTCTGCAGAGCTTCCATCAGAAGGTCGAGTGCTTCGAAGTTCTCTTCAACAAGCAGAAATTCGACACGCTGCCGACCGAGATCAAGAACATCCTGCGCTACGCGTCGGAAGCCGCGTCGTCGGACATGCTGTGGAAGGCGCACGAACGCTATCCCAAGGATCTGCAGGCGATCCGGCAGGCCGGCGTTCGCGTGGCGGCGACCCCGCGCTCGATCCAGGAAGCCCAGCTCAAGGCGTGGGATACGGTCATCACGGAACTGTCGTCCGACGCCTATTTCAAGAAGGTGGTCGACAGCCAGCGCGCCTGGTCGCAGCGCGTCACGGGCTTCTTCCTCAACTACGAAGCCTCGGACTCGCTGGCCTACAACCACTTCTTCGCGCGCCGCGGTTAG